From Girardinichthys multiradiatus isolate DD_20200921_A chromosome 19, DD_fGirMul_XY1, whole genome shotgun sequence:
ATGTACAAGAAAAGCTTTTATCAAATATCAAGCAGGATTTGTGATTTGCCACTGATTAACCAGTGCCCTTCGCTTTTGGATGTCAGCTGcacaaaacaaaaggtaaacaaGACGAAAGAAGAGGATGCACATCCTGAAGTGAAGTTGACCTTCTCCCACTTTAATTTATGAAgctataaagaaaaataaaactgagctTCAGGCAAAGCCTGCCATCTTCAAGTGTATCTCTTTCAAAATACTTGTTAACATTAGACAAATTAATTGGTAGAAATGGTAAACCTTGATGGAAAATTGCTGCAAATCTCCTTCAAAACATGCacagtcccttgcaaaagtatttattcccCTTTTTACACAAACTGCATTGTACTTTATTGGCATTGTATGTCGTAGTCCACATTAAAGTTGCGCATAATTATAAAGATAACtgatacattgttttttaattttattttatattcaaaAAATTAAAGGTATGGCTTAAATGTGTATTCTTCTCTCTATACTCTGAAACCACTAAACATAGTACAGTGGGAAGAATGTTTAATTGTTAAAAAAGAGCTGTATGAAGGTTTAGTTTTCCACAAACCAAGTAGGGGAGACTATAAACATAAAGGACAAGGAGCTTTTTAGCCTATATGCAAAAAGTCCTATGTTGTGAGAAACCAAACTGAATGCACCATCCCCAAAATGAAACTTGACAGTGCCATTATTATGCTGTGGAGGTAATGTTTTTTAAGtggggacagggaaggtggtcagagttgacggCAAGACCTGTAGAGTTAAATACAGTGCAatattggaagaaaacctgtttgagaaTGAAAAAGACTTGAAAGTAGGATGAAGAttcaccttcaagcaggacagtgttgggggttatgattattgattgattaatcttgatcaataattataattacaaatcataatttgacaaaatcaatttcttaaccaaaatcctcatttatgaattgagaccagagatgtttctggtgttgtaattgcggcTCAATGCCTTtaacaattacaaccgttaactactgcgtaataattaataactattgccagagatgtcactgtttaatcgaccgtttctgctgaaacgtgtggaactttaccttatcttgactgacaaatcactttcgcacacaatgaacacaaaacgctctctctttatctatgtgaatatttattaatcttcacctacttaacatgcaaagttctaaaaacacaggggtaacacatctaactaagcaaaattcaacaaacggcagtgggtatgtattgaatcaaccagcagtttatggcaaaaccagaagaagaaatgaaaataggaaaaggggtgtggtggcgagtgggggggggggttggagcgcagctcccactgtactcagtgatgtccgatcataaaacttccccccaactcctgagcacaaaggattctaacttttggcaaGCTAGCActgtgaggttgaagacaaaggaaaatggtaaaattcaccacgaggttattttaacagtccagtcttgggttgcgttgactctcagatggtGAAACACGCACAAAGCTAGGAACACAGCGGCTCCAGACatcaacacatcaaagtttcaataacaaagttacatgcacatatcattcagagcacatgagatcctaactagcgattctgatcgctctacaacctctgaccctgcccaggctttctaataaagaaataaaaataaggatagTTTTTACTCGTTGTCGGCTCTCCTCTGAGCGCGGTTGAGCGAACAAGGGGGAGTTGGTTAACtgcgcgtccacagttaacttcagggaaAACGGTCAGACGTCGTCCTCCGGCTTCTTTGGcggaaaggaaaaatatgatctgaccatcaaaagtCGACTTgagatgaaacacggtggcggttcgacTCCTCGAAattccgtgtttttagttacgtgttaaactcatgtcttcgatcggcaaagtgaaattcctggccttctcattccagaaacctcagttatgaattgttcgttggccaacgagagagagagaaataaatgaaaactccacgtgggatctcttcttctccagaggatgctccagttgcgtggtaaccgtgtcaagatTTCCAGCTGAAAGCGAGTTTTCGAAAAtgtccgccttcctatatagcgtcttgtgacttcagacttgggacgccccgtcatatcagtcgtgaTGCTTGACGGGATATGgaggagcggactgtcctggatacaaaatggccgaaagcatCAGGatgcctggtgtctgtgcaaatagtccaatattcagcaacaagtggtccaacattcccccctaggttcaaagggtgagatgaatcgcagtctttgaagctactgggaccattctgtcctttgctgaacaatcagtgatctgtggcgaagcagaacaaaacaaaccttctctgtgttcctcaaaacctGTGCCTGGGCAGATTAGAGGtcagcctgggcaggactaaactctgactaaactcatacctttctacgttgttcaatgagaaaatacaggataATACATTCATGTCATCATTACATTCCTTGGTCATCAactttggtaaccctgagacaaaatggAACATCAATAAAAGATatcgtacatatatatgtatataaaaaactaaaacaaatggttcatggttcatagcttattcgtccaacttctattaggcactggaccctggctgtgtcattggcaaaggtggtgctatgaaccgtgggggaatgaatgtgagggaatcaatcctgatctgtaaacgcttaacctgcctgtatgcggtgtgtaatatcaaaaaaaaaaattttttaaacaggtttaggcttaaaccattagctcttccaaatgataatgggttttaatatgactcctgtctctaaactatctagatgtgaaaagagggagaaaaagaataaatgaattgcaatacctaggctataagccaggtgtgtttgcagaggttgcaaggtgtctgctgtggtggacttaggatttctctactaagttcagcagaactaggccaatgggtatctgtgcctcggtgggaTGTAATGATAACTGTTTTCAATTTGACGCAGTTtagtttcaacattttaaaccatCAGATGAAAGTCATAAAGAGGCTGCAGCCGAAGTAAAGCCTTCTGCTTGATGTGTGGTGACTTAACAAATTAGTTCTGTTCAGCTGACTTCTGTGCACCCTGATGCCATTTGTTTTGTACATATGTTGACGAATAAAGATGATTATCAGAGTGAAGCAATATGTAGTTTCCCAAAgtgttaaaattaaatatgtttaaacattttgatgtCCATTAAATCTATTTGACATGAACGTTTCTGCTGGTAAgagaaaatcatttaaaaaatcattttattgcaCAAAGTACCTCAatcaatggggaaaaaaaaaagctacaacCCTGTTCAGAAGTATAAAATCACTTATAGGCATGAGTGTTATTAATTTGGGACTCATTGgtgtatttaaataatttttcttcgCAGAGTAGAATAACACAACATGCAACCTGAGTACATTTTAAAGGCATAAATAATTAGGCATGATTCCTGTgactttggttttgtgtcaATTGTAGGGTTTCTGTTTGCACGttaagtatttgttttattgtttaaagttttaatcTTTGCCTCCTTGATAGAGAAAGGTTCTTCTCTCCAGCAATTTTCTTTGTAGACCTTAATGCCTGTTGTATTTAGGGAATATGATTTCAGTAGTGTCTActgtgatttgttttatgctgtGGAGTTACCATTGTGCATGTGCATGCATAAACTCACAAAtccatttttatattaaagacatttaaaagcaacatttataaataaacctgAGGGAAGGCTGAGGAAAGAGGCATTATTTTAATCGAAAAAGGCAGGAGGTTTTAGAGAAAGAAAGACCAACTCCAAAAGATGTGCTTCAAACAAGCCGCTCTATTTAGTGGAACACCTGAAAATAGTGTGGAGTACACGGATTTGACTTGGTATTGAATGGGCAACGTCAAAGTCAGGGAGAACcggaacattttaaaagacttGATTAATGTAACCTCCTTCAATGAACtcagttttaatataaaaaaagagatcagccaaaataaaaaaaaaatattataaatattcaaatttgacctaacataaaacatttgtttgtttttcgtGCTATATTGTTGAGCAGTAAGGAATTGATTAAAgcataaataaaaccttttaaaacaaatagttCAGTTAAAGTCAGTATTGAAATATAAGCCTCTGTTTTGAGTTCATATATTTGTACATCTGACTCCAGAGGAGTTTGTGCCTCACCTGTCATGAACCCCATCACACGTCACTTTATTTTAGTATAGCCTTGTTTTAAAATAGGTACTTCTTAGGAAGATGTCTTGGGTATTATGGTTCATCTCATTTATGTATACACTGGAAATAAAGCATATAAAAACACGTCTCTGTGGAACATCTGTGTTTAGGACAGTGTTGTTTATGCAGACTTAAAACCTTTCTAATCAAAATGATTGCTGGTGGTATTCAGATCATCCAAGCATCTTAAACAAACAGAATGAAAAGTATTAGTTGATTTTATTAAGTTAGAGCAACCTGTAACCCGGGGCTGTATGCTAGATATCATCTCTCATTCACCCTGTGTGTTAGGTCAGTGGAGATTAAGTCTAGAGACTGACTTGGAGCATCTGCTTATTTCTCCTTAGACTTTTCAGTTGCGTTGACAGTCACGGATAAGAAACACCTGCCAGCTCCATGTATAAATAATGTTGTTCTGTTGAAACACTGACCTTTTGTCTTCATATAATCCCCAAATGTTTGAGTGTAAAGAAAAATAGAGGAATTTGTTGTTCCACTATCTTTGCTGGGGAGTTGCAGCTACTTTTGTCTTGATTTTACAGATTGCTGGCAGCTttgtaaaacagttttctcaAGGCCAATATCTTTTTGACATATGGGTCTGCAGCACATCCATGATTAGTAAGACAACTTCTTTCTTACTCATTTAaaattttaggttgtttttatttgattgtgTCTtagttggtttaaatcttagATCTGTCCCTGCCTAAAATTAAAGCCTAAATaattagatttctttttttttttttgtagctaAGCTTAGGTTGGTCTCAAAACCAATTGGACTAGGCCTTAAGTGAGTGATCAAACCAAGCCATCAAACAATTCCTCAGTCAAACTAAAGGATTTCTGGATTTCTGGTTTTCTCTCAAGTTCCTTCACAAACAATCATCTTTAAGATTTTATCGATCTCACAATGGAAAATTTTACTTGTTATagcagctcttagtaacacacaagTAGGTGCAGATAGTTATGAAAAAATGTGCAAAGAAGAACAAGGTAGATGTGCAACAAAcaagtaataataatagaataaaataaaattcagttcagttttatttatatagcaccaattcacaacacatgtcatctcaaggcacttcacaaagtcattTCAatggaatcatacagatttcaagtcaggtacatacattcaaattaatcataactattgaacagtgcagtcagattcagttatttattcaaattggttaaaacgtttttttacctaaggaaacccagcagattgcatccagtcagtgactcctggatgagcatgtagcgacagtagacagtcactggtgttgactttgcggctatccctcatactgagcatgcatgtagtgagaatggagaggaaaaaactcccttttaacaggaagaaacctccagcagaagaaAGCTCAGTGTTAGTGGCTATCTAGGCACTGAGGGTGTCTTTCCTAACCCAATGAGACTTGTTTCAATTTAAAAGCTTTTCATTTTGTCTTTCAAGATGCATCTAAGCACAACTAAGAGGTAGCAGAATGGCAGGTTAACGAACAGTGACACTAAAAGAACTAATGTACTACCAGGTTGACAACATCTAGAGGTAGACACcgaaaatagaaaaaacacaaCTCAACAAGCCTGTCCAAAACATCTAGTGCAGGGCTGCCCAAGTCGAGTTGTGAAGAGCTACCTTCCTGAAACTTTAAGATGCACCGCTTCCCCAACAAAAAGAATCAAATGAGTAGCttgttaccaggcctctgcagaactgAATGACTGCTGATCAGGGAATTcgattcatttgattcaggtgtgttggagcagggatgcatccaaCGGTTGCTCCATATTTGTAATTTGTGAAAACCATACATatttagtgtttgtttaaaacatCAAATCCCAACTGTTGCTCCAATGTTTGCTCCTTATTTCACTCATATCTCCCCTAAACTAATCTCTTGTTTAAATATCAAGAATAAGtctactgaaattaaatttgatatttgatttatttaagtttatgtTGGTGGATATCTTATTTGCTGTCTCAGAGTTTTTATTAGGTTTCCTAACTAGATTTGGTGTAGTCACTGAACATGATGCTCAGTAAGTATAAATTTGTACCCCCACATTACCATTACTGTCCTTTCTTATTTCTTTTGTATATACAAAACCATTTTGTACACATGAACAAAGTGCACAAAAATGTGacttgattatttatttatagataaATAAAAGGGAAAGATCTTAAAAAATTGCCATGTTCTTTTAGGACAactatttatttcaattttgatTCCGTTTTTGTCGAGTTTACCCTGATAAAATAGAACAGATTGGGGCCccagatcaaaccaaaataactaagTGACCTGCTACTAGTACCattcaaacatttcatttaatttcatttcataatttttttcataattttctcTATATGTTCTTttactttcatgttgtttaacaAACTTGGGATTCATTATGGCAATTGTTAAGTGAATCCAATCCCATGTAGTCCTTCAATAACATAAACAactattattaattttatttagcaaCTAACAGTCACAGctcaaacacagaaacatttgtggtacatttgtcttgtttttaggTCAATATATACTCACAGACACAATTTGATTGACCTAGAATCTGATCAAATAATAATCATCAGACATACAGTATGTCTGCTTTGTTGCTCCTGGCAGGAAATTAGATCCATAAATGTATGTTCCCCTTCTGGAAATGCATAGGAATACATTGATCTCTGTCAGCTACTGTTTCTTCAGGTGACTGCGAGTCTCTACTATACCAGACAAGGAGATGTAAAAAAACTGAAtcagaaaatagaaatatacagtatatatatatatatattttttttttaaaggctatgtttttgatttttgacATCTACTCCTATAGGGTTCCTACATATGTTCCTGTCAACATTACGTACTTGTCCAGACATTTCTAAAGTTGTCTATCCTTTTCAGCCATTTTAAAGTATAATTTCAAAAGCATGCTGTGAATTACCGATATTTCTACAGAGGTTCATAAATATCAAAccttaaaaaaacagagaatgatggatggatggatggatggatggatggatggatggatgggcaaAAAGATtgatagatggacagatggaaagatgaaaaaatgaaattacGCTGAATGGGCAAGCAAATACAAATGTATAGACTGACTATTGTATAGTTGGTAAAACAAACGGATGGATGAGGGacaaacaaatgaatgaatTGATTGTCAGATGGATTGACGGATGtatgcatagatggatggattaaaGAAGATGGTGGATGCAAGGATGCTGGACAAATGGATAAATGATGGACAAACAGACAGTTAAATCATGGATGGACAAATGCTAGGACAAATGAATAGACAGATTAGTATACTGATGATGAACTGATGGGTGGACTGTATTTTTAGCATGGAAATAAATACATGACAATCAAGGTTTTTTTTCatgttctatttttatttttccaaacataTCTAGgttttgaaactgaaacaaaaattatttactgTTTTATATGCACAAACCCTGTAAATAAAGAGTGATGGTTCAACATTGAAAAAATGAAGGTAACATTTCTAACATTTCTAAGACCCCTAAAAGGGCTTACGGATCGTCACCTTCTAAATGAACCTAACCATTTCAGTAATATATTGTGGAGCTGTATAACCTCTTTGTATTTCAGAGGCAGTTTTGTCTCTTTATTATTCAAAACAGGCAGTGAGTAACTGGCTAAAGGCCTTAAACACTGCCCATGGCTCTCATCTCTTTACAGCTAAACCTCTTGCATCTCTGAAAGGTCAGTTTTACATCACGTTTACCAACTTTTTGTTGCTTGGCAACCACAAACAGCACACACTCTACAGGCAAAATCTATgatattcagattttattattattattaatattattattaatattattattatgagaTTCAGCCAGCTCTACTTTCAGCTCCACAGTTTATTCTGTTTTCTAAAATGGTTACTTACTCCACTTGTCCCCACTTAGAGAAAAAGGAGAGATGTAAAGGAactggaaaaaagaagctctttTAAGGGCTTTTTAGTCAGTGCTTCTAGATGACATCCGTTAAAACAGGTCCGTGAGAGAAACTGTCTGTCATTGCTGACAGTTCTCTCCACGAAGCCTTGAGAGGATTAGCTTCAGAGTGCTGAGAAGATCAGAACTGTTTGCATCAAGCCTGCAAGAATTTGGATGaaatgaaactcttcaaaagGGTTTCATaatttcagcagagctgtttgaATTTTTATATGACCACTCAGTAATGTGTGGCAGCGAGAAAAGGTCAGGTTATGATCACGTGTAGCCTCACAATAAACAACctaggtgttttttttaaagaatccagCTGGACTTCTTCAGCTCTGACTAATAATTGGAGACATTCACACTTAGAAATTGTCTGGACCTTCACATTTTCAGAGCCACAtgtgtattattattatcatccaCCCAACCATTATGGCCTTTACCTACCTGACCAACATCTGAGGTCTTTTTGGctgcttttaaaaacatcaataGCTGTGAAATTGCCTTGAGAGGAGTGTAGGTCTTCTGAGGTCGCAACTGCGGTTTAATTTTTTATTCCTTTCTCTCGAGCTTAGTTTATCACAAATATGTATGGAAAAGTGTGGAATCATTGGGATTTGTCAATTCTGAATAAATACttgcattttcagattttattcctGATTTATGGCTCTAAACTATAAagtcaaaaactgtaaaaaaaaaaatttaaaaataatatttaataagtTATTTAAAGGCAGACCTGTACTGGACTATAATGAACAAGACCTGattacaaaaacataatttgtgTAAATTCTGCAGTACATTAAAAAAATgcccaaaatacaaaaaaaaaacaaaaattaaagtgtggcatgtattcaGTTTGCTTTTCTATCTAAAACCCCTCCAGACGTCATCATAttagtaaataaaatccacctgtatgtaagcatcatgaagaccaagaaacacaccaaGCAGGTCAAAGATAAAGTTGATGAGGGTCAACAGTGTTTTATGCTCACACCTCTAATTTacatctgtaaataaaatggGAATGCAGTCTGTAGTGGGAGAGGTGtcaaatgatgaaaaaaaaaccaccCATTTTATTATAAATGAACACAGATTCATAATCAGAAAGCCTGACTTAAAGCGGCTTCAGGACCGCCGGTTAAAGCTTTGTTGAGCCAAGCTACACAGAGAAAGTCCACCTTTGTTAAACTTGTTTGTAGTTTAGTTctatggtttgaacttcctgaTTACTTCTCTACTGCTAATCTCAAAAACAGTCCACACATGAGGGCGTCTTGTAAATTAAACCAAGAAAAAACATCCCCTTGGAGAGCCAGCATCTCCCTCACAGATACAtattaaaacaaaggaaaaaataaatgattttgccCATGATTCCTGATGAAAAATACCCAGAGTAGAGATTTTGattattaaaaatagatttttagattttgacCGTATTAGAAATTAATGATACAAACATCTGGGTGAGTTAAAAGTTCTCCGGGTGAAGCCAAGGGTGACCATTCATTCGGAAGAGTCAGCCAGGTGTGAGGGTTGTTAAGATGTTCACGGAAGCGTGCTGACTTCATCGAACACCTGCGGCTTCTCTATCTGACATCattgttattttgtttcatgttttgcaAATGTGGAGAACCAGTGGACACAGAAACTGAGTCAAACTAAAAAAATTATGTAGATACAAAGGTAAATAAACAGAGGATGTAAAAACACACTCCACTCTCAATGTTGCAAGGGTGtatcatttcattaaaaaactCAACTCTTCTTTCCGATGTCAGGTGTATGCATGAGGTTATAttgctaaatatttatttgaatgatCAAAGCACCACAAGAGGCTTTTTGCaagtaaaaaatgtcaaaacctAACAGTTTcctattttcttcttctcttctagGTTCTCTTTAATGAGGCAACATGGACAAAGTGGTCATCTGTGTCCTGATTCTGGGAACTGCTATGACAATGGTCCATGCATGTCCCAAATATTGTGTTTGCCAGAATCTCTCAGAATCCCTGGGCACCTTGTGCCCCTCTAAAGGTCTGCTCTTCGTGCCACCGGACATCGACCGGAGAACTGTTGAACTCCGACTGGGTGGTAACTTCATCCTTAAGGTCACCACTCAGGATTTTGCCAACATGACAGGTCTGGTGGATCTAACTTTGTCCCGCAACACCATCAGCAGCATCCAACCTTTTTCCTTTATTGATCTGGAGACCTTGAGGTCACTGCACCTTGACAGCAACCGGTTAAGTGAACTGGGAGCAGACGACCTACGCGGGCTGATCAATCTGCAGCACCTTATTCTAAACAACAATCAGCTAAATCAAATCTCAGATGGAGCTTTTGATGATTTATTGCTGACATTGGAGGATCTGGATTTGTCTTACAACAACCTGCGCAGTGTGCCTTGGGAGGCCATTCGTAAAATGGTCAACCTGCATCAAATGAGTCTGGACCATAACCTCATCTACTTCATTGCTGAGGGGACGTTTACAGACCTTGAAAAACTGGCTCGCCTGGATCTGACATCCAACCGCCTCCAGAAGCTCCCTCCCGACCCAATCTTTGCACGCTCCCAGAGCAGCATAGTGATTAGCACTCCTTATGCACCTTCACTGTCTCTGAGCTTTGGTGGAAACCCACTCCATTGTAACTGTGAGGTACTGTGGCTGCGGAGGCTGGACCGCGAGGATGATATGGAAACCTGTGCCTCTCCAGCTAGTCTAAAGGGGCGCTACTTTTGGTCTGTTCGTGAGGAGGAATTTGTCTGTGAGCCTCCGTTGATCACTCAACATACACATAAGTTGCTAGTGCTGGAGGGCCAAACAGCTAACCTTCGTTGCAAAGCAGTCGGAGATCCAATGCCAACTGTGCATTGGGTTGCTCCAGATGATCGTTTGATTGGCAACTCCTCAAGAGCTACTGTATATGAAAATGGCACTCTTGACATAGCAGTCACCACGTCCAAGGACTATGGCATTTTTACTTGCATCGCTGCTAACGCCGCAGGGGAATCAACAGCCTCTATTGAGCTATCAATCATTCAACTGCCTCACATCACTAACAGTACTAATCGTACCACACTCCCAAAATCAGGACTTTCAGACATAACAAGCTCTACTAAGATAAGCAAAGGGGAACCCAAGCCTCTTCCAGAAAAGGTGGTTTCTGTATCTGAAGTAACTGCCGTATCTGCTCTGGTCAAGTGGACCGTAAGCAAATCAACTCCAAAGGTCAAAATGTTCCAGCTTCAGTACAACTGTTCTGATGACGAAGTCCTCATTTACAGGTAAGAACGAAAAACAGTTGgtgtttattttaagtttaagAAGAGATCTCGCTAGTCGAAGTGGCCACTTAGGCCTGAGGTATAATCTTTTTGCCTCACAATGCTGTAATCAGCTCAGGTTTCCGAGTTGATTGCTAGTTGCTGTGTGAGCTCTGTGACAACCATTTCTTCTGAAGTGGTACTCTAAGATCAACATTCATCTTTCTTAATCCTTctttaggtttttctttttttaccacTATAAAGCAGACAATTTGTGATGATGTGGCTTCCACATTCTAAAAAATGCAAAGAGAAATCCTTGCCCTGAACCATTAATTAGAAACCCAAGAAGAAAAAGGATTATAGAGCTCATTCTAATGGATCCCTCTTAAGCTGCTGAACTCCATACAAGTGTGGGCCTTGGTGACAGTAGCAGAAGATCTTTGGGGCTCTGTGAAATCAATTTCCTGTTTGAAATGAGATTGTGAATGGAGAAATATTCAGACGGATAATTGTCTGTAAATATAGAAAATAGCACCAATGCTCAGCTTAAAATCACCTTTGGTACATACGGTGAGGAAAAATTGCCTTTTCTAGATTCAAtgtccatttttattattttattatgttattttGAGTAACATTTATAGATCTTTCCAGAGAATGATCACACTGTAACAACCCAAAATTAGATACCCTTTAAGCTCCAGCAGTTTAATGTGACACATTCTGAGCCTCGAGAATTGACAGCAAATTTCTTCAAAACCttatcaaataatttattttccactATTACCTGCATTGGACTGGTTTTGGCGGGGAATCTGAGTTTATAACCAAACACAGCAATGAAGAAGGATGTTACTTTGCATATGTGATGTTGATGCATTTCACATCCCTGCAAATTCAATAATAATATCTGATTTCCTTTCCTTTCATGAACATTCTGTGCCAGCTTTCCTCTTTTTCTGCC
This genomic window contains:
- the LOC124855789 gene encoding leucine-rich repeat and fibronectin type-III domain-containing protein 2; protein product: MDKVVICVLILGTAMTMVHACPKYCVCQNLSESLGTLCPSKGLLFVPPDIDRRTVELRLGGNFILKVTTQDFANMTGLVDLTLSRNTISSIQPFSFIDLETLRSLHLDSNRLSELGADDLRGLINLQHLILNNNQLNQISDGAFDDLLLTLEDLDLSYNNLRSVPWEAIRKMVNLHQMSLDHNLIYFIAEGTFTDLEKLARLDLTSNRLQKLPPDPIFARSQSSIVISTPYAPSLSLSFGGNPLHCNCEVLWLRRLDREDDMETCASPASLKGRYFWSVREEEFVCEPPLITQHTHKLLVLEGQTANLRCKAVGDPMPTVHWVAPDDRLIGNSSRATVYENGTLDIAVTTSKDYGIFTCIAANAAGESTASIELSIIQLPHITNSTNRTTLPKSGLSDITSSTKISKGEPKPLPEKVVSVSEVTAVSALVKWTVSKSTPKVKMFQLQYNCSDDEVLIYRMIPRTHRAFVVTNLVAGMQYDLCVLAIWDDTATTLTATNIVGCVQFVTTEDYPQCQSLHSGFMGGTMILVIGGIIVATLLVFIIILMVRYKVTSGIQTSKLPTMSNTYSQTNGGVNRFNGAPPQVKSTVVVMREEMVEFKCGSLQSSLSSSSSSSNSLDSQIGRGTGDRYNVQGSECSTLPSSKFRRHVHGTKARQNLDHLLGTFTTLELRGAVKDHQGASASSSSAVPNAMTTVAVAPPSDKEPLLGRAESTTMLGRLLGFSQEGKPKRSHSFDMGHVGAAQCRSNQPRRISNIWTKRSLSVNGMLLQYEDSEDEKPSFESSEWVMESTV